In Acaryochloris marina S15, a single genomic region encodes these proteins:
- the ung gene encoding uracil-DNA glycosylase, translated as MTTEATPTSNSSIKLEPSWKAVLEDVFATPYMQELKQFLKAEKAAGKTIYPRGSLMFNAMDSTPFNQVKVVILGQDPYHGPRQAHGLCFSVPEGVAPPPSLINIFKEIEQDLGTKPPRHGCLQSWADQGVLLLNSVLTVEQHKAASHRGKGWEQFTDAIISALNQQRENLVFLLWGSYAQQKGKIIDRRRHLVLISPHPSPLSAHRGFFGNQHFSKANAYLQKNGIEPISWSL; from the coding sequence ATGACGACAGAAGCTACCCCCACTTCTAACAGCTCGATTAAACTTGAGCCGAGCTGGAAAGCAGTGCTGGAAGACGTATTTGCCACGCCCTATATGCAGGAGCTGAAACAATTTCTCAAAGCAGAAAAGGCTGCTGGCAAAACGATTTACCCCCGTGGCTCACTGATGTTTAATGCCATGGACAGTACTCCCTTTAATCAAGTCAAAGTCGTGATTCTCGGACAAGACCCCTATCACGGCCCCAGGCAAGCCCACGGTTTATGCTTTTCCGTCCCAGAGGGCGTTGCTCCACCCCCTTCTCTGATCAATATTTTCAAAGAAATTGAACAAGATCTAGGCACAAAACCACCCAGGCATGGCTGCCTGCAAAGCTGGGCAGACCAAGGCGTACTACTACTCAATAGCGTCCTAACCGTGGAACAGCATAAAGCTGCTTCACATAGAGGCAAAGGTTGGGAGCAATTTACCGATGCCATTATCAGCGCCTTAAACCAGCAACGCGAAAATCTCGTCTTTCTGCTGTGGGGCAGCTATGCGCAACAAAAAGGGAAGATTATTGATCGCAGACGCCATCTAGTCCTGATCTCGCCCCATCCATCACCGTTATCTGCCCATCGGGGTTTCTTTGGTAATCAGCATTTTTCTAAAGCGAATGCGTATTTGCAAAAAAACGGTATTGAACCTATTTCTTGGTCCCTATAG
- a CDS encoding sugar ABC transporter substrate-binding protein, with the protein MRRTIVICLLLVMMVACRLSPSTTAPLDNPTLVQTEAKTLNLTLIQHASCPWAYFWCVVETGIHDAAQDLGVEVTIRRPHTFDPDAVTRLIEAAVETRPDAIGVAVIDPDKFRAPLTKAVQKFNIPVIAYNAGSGPEQDNIPYRAYIGPDERQGGYEAGKRLLAESPPGIKGACINHQPGALNLEARCQGFFDALSESDIEAERVNITPNPAESKKILQRYLSKNPETNLFLTLGPEAAVPFYEVIRNRKGAYSHGTFDLSRTILTAIEQGTTLFAIDQQPYLEGYLTVQWLTWIQRHGFSPPSPIISTGPSFIDRSNVNLIQEQVGQFR; encoded by the coding sequence GTGCGTCGAACGATTGTGATCTGTCTATTGCTGGTGATGATGGTTGCTTGCCGGCTGTCGCCCTCGACAACAGCACCTTTAGACAATCCAACCCTGGTGCAGACTGAAGCTAAGACTCTAAATCTGACTTTGATTCAGCATGCGTCCTGTCCCTGGGCCTATTTTTGGTGTGTGGTAGAAACGGGTATCCATGATGCCGCCCAGGATCTAGGCGTTGAGGTGACAATTCGCCGTCCCCATACCTTTGACCCTGATGCGGTAACGCGATTAATTGAAGCAGCAGTCGAGACCCGGCCCGATGCTATTGGGGTGGCCGTAATTGATCCAGATAAGTTCCGAGCGCCCCTAACTAAGGCTGTGCAGAAGTTTAATATCCCGGTGATTGCCTACAATGCGGGTTCAGGACCAGAACAAGACAATATTCCCTACCGAGCCTATATCGGACCAGATGAACGGCAAGGTGGATACGAAGCCGGAAAGCGCTTATTGGCCGAGTCTCCGCCTGGCATTAAGGGAGCCTGTATTAACCACCAGCCCGGTGCTTTAAATTTGGAGGCTCGCTGCCAAGGTTTTTTCGATGCATTGAGCGAATCTGATATTGAAGCGGAGAGGGTCAACATTACGCCCAATCCAGCGGAATCAAAAAAAATTTTGCAGCGTTATCTATCAAAGAACCCCGAGACCAATCTCTTTTTGACCCTAGGTCCAGAAGCAGCAGTCCCCTTTTATGAGGTTATCCGCAATCGAAAAGGTGCCTATAGCCACGGCACCTTTGATCTTAGTCGTACTATCCTCACCGCAATTGAGCAGGGAACTACACTATTTGCCATCGACCAGCAGCCTTATTTGGAAGGGTATTTAACGGTGCAATGGCTCACCTGGATTCAACGCCATGGGTTTAGCCCCCCCAGTCCGATTATTTCCACTGGGCCTAGTTTTATCGATCGCAGTAATGTCAATCTGATTCAAGAGCAGGTAGGGCAGTTTCGGTGA
- a CDS encoding FAD-dependent oxidoreductase, which yields MTSDSKKRVVVVGAGWAGLGATYHLVSQGYDVTLLEAGSYPGGLVAGWETAGGRPVEAGIHGFWYPYKNIFGLVDELGLDPFTNWTKSSQYSPAGLEAVSPIFQNEQRLPMPLGTFAYPQFPRLPLVDRLSAFTMMYPIIDFDNSDEAWRRYDSVTAREMFKSYGVSARLYRDAFEPMLLVGLFAPGEQCSAAAALGMLYYFILAHQADFDVVWCRGTVGEKIFKPWCDRITNAGGKILTQRRVTDVRLNDQGQADAVICGDEIFEADAVIFSVGISGMKNIVRGSSTLQKHPQFRDIMNLGAVDILATRLWFDRKVDVPQPSNACFGFHPTTGSTFFDLNALHDDYRDQPETVIEADFYHANQFLAMEDDEIISMVQKDLTTCLPDFREAKVVDSSVIRLPRAVTHFAPGSYRYLLPAQTPINNLYMSGDWVVTRHGSWSQEKAYVTGLEAANHVISQLGQGAPAVIAPIEPDEPHIQMARSVNKTLREVQKNLLPEFLLP from the coding sequence ATGACCTCAGACTCCAAAAAACGTGTTGTCGTCGTGGGTGCTGGCTGGGCTGGCCTGGGTGCCACCTATCACCTCGTTTCTCAAGGGTATGATGTCACCCTCTTAGAAGCAGGCTCCTATCCTGGCGGCCTCGTGGCAGGCTGGGAAACGGCTGGAGGTCGGCCCGTAGAAGCTGGGATTCACGGATTTTGGTACCCTTATAAAAATATTTTTGGTCTGGTCGATGAGTTAGGGCTCGATCCATTTACGAACTGGACAAAATCATCCCAGTATTCCCCTGCCGGACTGGAAGCGGTGTCGCCTATTTTTCAGAATGAACAGCGCTTACCCATGCCTTTGGGAACCTTTGCTTACCCTCAGTTTCCCCGCTTGCCGCTGGTTGATCGGCTGTCCGCTTTTACGATGATGTATCCAATCATCGACTTTGATAATTCCGATGAGGCTTGGCGACGTTACGACTCTGTGACCGCCCGAGAAATGTTCAAGAGCTATGGCGTTTCAGCACGACTCTACAGAGATGCCTTTGAACCCATGCTGTTGGTGGGATTGTTTGCTCCGGGTGAGCAGTGTTCTGCTGCTGCAGCTTTAGGAATGCTCTACTATTTTATCCTCGCCCATCAGGCTGATTTTGATGTGGTTTGGTGTCGGGGCACAGTGGGAGAAAAGATTTTTAAACCCTGGTGCGATCGCATCACCAATGCAGGGGGCAAAATCCTCACCCAGCGTCGGGTTACGGATGTGCGACTCAATGATCAAGGCCAAGCGGATGCCGTGATTTGTGGAGATGAAATATTTGAAGCCGATGCCGTGATCTTCTCTGTGGGGATTTCCGGGATGAAAAACATCGTTCGCGGCAGTTCTACACTACAAAAACATCCTCAGTTCCGAGACATCATGAACCTGGGTGCAGTGGATATATTAGCCACTCGTCTCTGGTTCGACCGCAAAGTCGATGTCCCCCAACCGTCGAATGCTTGTTTTGGCTTCCATCCCACCACAGGTTCTACCTTCTTTGATCTCAATGCCCTTCATGATGACTATCGCGATCAGCCTGAAACGGTGATTGAGGCAGACTTCTACCATGCCAATCAGTTCCTGGCTATGGAAGACGATGAGATTATTTCCATGGTCCAAAAGGATCTCACCACCTGTTTACCCGATTTTCGAGAGGCGAAAGTGGTAGATTCCAGCGTGATTCGCTTACCCCGAGCGGTAACTCACTTTGCACCGGGGAGCTATCGGTATTTGTTACCCGCTCAAACACCCATTAACAACTTATATATGAGTGGTGACTGGGTGGTGACCCGCCACGGATCTTGGTCCCAGGAAAAAGCCTATGTTACGGGTCTGGAAGCGGCCAATCACGTGATTAGCCAATTGGGGCAGGGTGCTCCTGCAGTAATTGCCCCGATTGAACCCGATGAACCTCATATTCAAATGGCGCGTTCAGTGAATAAAACGCTGCGAGAAGTCCAGAAGAACTTATTGCCCGAGTTCTTGCTGCCATAG
- a CDS encoding AAA-like domain-containing protein → MSQHEQLIDAATKAIFKCDNEYLRTIEVDVLEACLAGLTYEEMAEKLDYSNRYIAGDIAPALWAKLTRALDEKVSKSNLRVALERLHQRQPSQEKRASYCPYPEGPVPLKSSFYIHRSEIEHRCSQIITNPGTLIRIKAAKGMGKTSLVNRILKTAEAHPLQTLYLDFRWASQASINDLERFLRWFCFQMGRQLGLDNQLDDYWDTELLTSIDNCSQYFEDYLLPNIEASLVLALDSVEQIFPYPEVAGDVLRMLRSWHEKSKSSATWEKVRLVITHATEDYVSLDINHSPLTNVGEPITLSPFTVEQVQALAARYELQWQQSEVERLQNRVGGHPYLIHLALYKGAVEGKSCQEILETSDQEIGIYFNHLLRLREELIQSKDLTAAYLAIANSPTGIELNSLQIYHLQSLGLVKLKGNLVLPSCSLYQQYFQRELSRDAIA, encoded by the coding sequence GTGTCACAGCATGAACAGCTTATCGACGCTGCAACCAAGGCCATTTTTAAGTGCGATAACGAGTATCTAAGAACCATCGAAGTGGATGTACTAGAAGCCTGTCTTGCAGGTCTCACCTACGAAGAGATGGCTGAGAAACTCGACTACTCCAATCGCTATATTGCCGGTGATATTGCACCCGCTCTTTGGGCGAAACTCACTCGGGCTTTGGACGAAAAAGTCAGTAAGTCTAATTTGCGAGTCGCCCTTGAACGTCTGCATCAACGCCAGCCATCCCAGGAAAAACGAGCTTCCTATTGCCCCTATCCAGAGGGGCCAGTCCCTCTAAAGTCTTCGTTCTACATCCACCGATCAGAGATTGAACATCGCTGCAGCCAAATCATTACGAATCCGGGGACTTTAATCCGCATTAAGGCGGCCAAAGGCATGGGCAAAACCTCCTTAGTCAATCGGATCTTGAAAACTGCGGAGGCCCATCCACTCCAGACCCTCTACCTAGACTTTCGGTGGGCTAGTCAAGCCTCCATCAACGACTTGGAACGCTTTTTGCGCTGGTTCTGCTTCCAGATGGGGCGTCAGCTAGGGCTAGACAATCAGCTCGATGACTATTGGGACACGGAACTACTCACCAGTATTGATAACTGCAGCCAATATTTTGAAGACTATCTGCTCCCCAATATAGAAGCGTCCCTTGTATTAGCCCTCGATAGCGTTGAGCAAATTTTCCCTTACCCAGAGGTGGCGGGGGATGTCTTAAGGATGCTGAGAAGCTGGCATGAGAAGTCTAAAAGTTCGGCAACCTGGGAAAAAGTGCGGCTGGTGATCACCCATGCCACGGAAGACTATGTGTCGCTCGATATCAACCATTCTCCCCTGACGAATGTGGGAGAACCCATTACCTTGTCCCCATTTACAGTCGAACAAGTTCAGGCATTAGCAGCACGTTATGAACTGCAGTGGCAGCAATCAGAAGTGGAGCGTCTGCAGAATAGGGTGGGTGGGCATCCCTATCTGATTCATTTAGCCCTCTATAAAGGGGCCGTTGAAGGCAAGTCTTGCCAAGAGATTCTGGAGACCTCAGATCAAGAAATCGGCATTTACTTTAACCACCTGCTCCGGTTGAGGGAAGAATTGATTCAGTCCAAGGATTTAACGGCTGCCTATCTTGCGATCGCAAATTCACCCACCGGTATCGAACTCAACTCCCTGCAAATTTATCACCTGCAAAGTCTAGGCCTAGTAAAGCTCAAGGGCAATCTAGTGTTACCCTCTTGCAGTCTCTATCAGCAGTACTTCCAGCGAGAGCTAAGCCGAGATGCGATCGCATAA
- a CDS encoding alpha-ketoglutarate-dependent dioxygenase AlkB, which yields MQKPHQPNPPPHQLSLLASDSQAQQLQMPDAEVLFYPCLFNAADCEQMFLALEAEIAWRQDSATIFGRHHFLPRLTAWHGDPGKTYSYSGIRMEPLPWTSTLRQIKAAIEPIAQVEFNSVLLNFYRHGQDSMGWHSDDEPELGPNPVIGSVSLGGCRRFLLRHKMDKSISKVELHLTNGSLLLMQGPTQHFWQHYVPKTKRPVDPRINLTFRVIH from the coding sequence ATGCAAAAACCCCATCAACCCAATCCCCCACCCCATCAACTTTCTCTATTAGCCTCTGATAGTCAGGCCCAACAGCTACAGATGCCTGATGCAGAGGTTTTGTTTTACCCCTGTCTGTTCAACGCTGCCGATTGTGAGCAAATGTTTTTAGCCCTGGAAGCAGAAATTGCGTGGCGACAGGACTCAGCCACCATCTTTGGCCGTCATCACTTTTTGCCTAGATTAACGGCCTGGCATGGCGATCCAGGTAAAACCTATAGCTATTCCGGTATTCGCATGGAGCCTTTGCCCTGGACATCGACGTTGCGCCAGATCAAGGCAGCAATCGAGCCTATTGCCCAAGTTGAATTTAATAGTGTGTTGTTGAATTTCTACCGTCACGGACAGGACAGCATGGGCTGGCATAGTGACGATGAACCGGAGTTGGGACCTAATCCGGTCATCGGTTCAGTGAGTTTGGGGGGCTGCCGACGATTTTTGCTAAGACATAAAATGGATAAATCAATCTCTAAAGTTGAACTCCATTTAACCAACGGTAGCTTGCTCCTAATGCAAGGCCCAACGCAGCATTTCTGGCAACATTATGTGCCCAAAACTAAAAGACCAGTTGATCCGAGGATTAATCTAACGTTTCGAGTGATTCATTAA
- a CDS encoding YgcG family protein, whose amino-acid sequence MLSLSWATPSRAIAPSDVPNPRQDNGWVMDMADLLSPDSEAKLNQMITALEETNGAEIAVVTVPNTKPSASPEAYTTKLFNTWGIGKKGLDNGVLFMVSKEDRRVEIETGYGLESILPDAQVGNIIQTQVTPQFKQGNFDGGILQGTQTIIRVLKNPASSSFNQPDKRVEEHFNSMVVIGSLIVMGLMGLAAKNVIQVCRNLHSSSSTAGSNLSCRSLGRAVKNIICSAS is encoded by the coding sequence ATGCTATCGCTATCCTGGGCTACTCCTAGTCGAGCCATTGCACCGTCTGATGTTCCCAACCCTCGCCAAGACAATGGTTGGGTGATGGATATGGCTGATTTGCTGAGTCCTGATAGCGAAGCAAAGCTGAATCAGATGATCACGGCATTAGAAGAAACCAATGGGGCAGAAATTGCAGTGGTGACCGTCCCCAATACCAAGCCGTCCGCATCGCCCGAAGCATATACGACAAAGTTATTTAACACTTGGGGCATCGGCAAGAAAGGGTTAGATAACGGCGTGTTGTTTATGGTCTCTAAGGAAGACCGACGGGTCGAAATTGAAACGGGTTATGGCCTAGAGTCCATCTTGCCGGATGCCCAAGTTGGCAATATTATTCAAACCCAGGTGACCCCTCAGTTCAAGCAAGGCAACTTTGATGGCGGTATACTGCAGGGCACTCAAACCATCATTAGAGTCCTAAAGAATCCAGCCTCATCATCCTTCAATCAGCCTGACAAGCGAGTTGAAGAGCATTTTAATTCGATGGTGGTGATTGGTTCTCTCATCGTCATGGGACTCATGGGCCTTGCCGCTAAAAATGTGATCCAAGTATGCCGGAACCTACATTCATCAAGCTCAACAGCAGGCAGCAACTTATCTTGCCGTTCCTTGGGAAGGGCTGTGAAAAATATTATCTGCTCTGCTAGCTAG
- a CDS encoding DMT family transporter: MSHPRVFPLTLLAMLAFAGNSILCRLALRATPIDAATFTSIRIVSGAIMLGLITQIKGGGLKAGGSWLSALALFIYAAGFSFAYIQLSAGTGALLLFGAVQVTMMGYGFWTGERLKKQQISGFILALVGLVIFLLPGLSAPPLLSSGLMMAAGVAWGIYSLRGKTASNPMGMTAGNFLRAVPFTVGLSLSMVSDATLTITGCLYAVAAGAVTSGLGYTIWYTALKDLTATSAATVQLSVPVIAAAGGMLFLGEHLTLRLFVASCTILGGIALAILEKPQTEAT; encoded by the coding sequence ATGTCTCATCCGCGGGTCTTTCCCCTGACTTTACTAGCTATGCTTGCCTTTGCCGGAAATTCTATCCTGTGTAGGTTAGCGCTTAGAGCCACTCCTATTGATGCAGCAACATTCACATCGATTCGGATCGTCTCCGGTGCGATTATGTTGGGATTGATCACGCAAATAAAGGGTGGAGGCCTTAAAGCTGGAGGCAGTTGGCTATCTGCCTTAGCACTTTTTATTTATGCGGCGGGCTTTTCGTTTGCTTACATCCAGCTATCTGCAGGTACGGGGGCTTTACTACTCTTTGGGGCAGTACAGGTCACCATGATGGGATATGGATTTTGGACGGGAGAACGCTTAAAGAAACAGCAAATTTCTGGTTTTATCTTGGCGCTGGTGGGGCTGGTGATTTTTTTGTTGCCAGGTCTCTCTGCTCCCCCACTACTGAGTTCTGGACTAATGATGGCTGCGGGTGTGGCCTGGGGAATTTATTCCTTACGAGGTAAAACTGCTAGCAATCCCATGGGCATGACGGCTGGCAACTTTTTAAGAGCAGTCCCTTTTACTGTGGGGCTAAGTCTGTCGATGGTTTCTGACGCTACGTTAACCATTACAGGCTGTTTATACGCAGTCGCAGCGGGCGCAGTCACCTCAGGTCTGGGATATACCATTTGGTACACGGCCCTAAAAGATTTGACCGCAACGTCTGCGGCAACGGTCCAACTCAGTGTGCCTGTCATTGCTGCTGCAGGAGGGATGCTTTTCCTCGGTGAACACCTGACCCTGCGCCTGTTCGTTGCTTCCTGTACCATTCTTGGAGGAATTGCTCTAGCAATCTTGGAGAAGCCTCAAACTGAAGCAACCTGA
- a CDS encoding AAA-like domain-containing protein has product MRSHNVAEPNYRYQVGGSLPASAPSYVTRKSDNTFYDHLQNGEFCYVLNSRQMGKSSLRVQTMHKLRGEDVVCAAIDLTGFGTQGITPEKWYGGFIKALVSDCQLDLNWRAWWKQQDPATPVQRLHTFIEQVLLPGIPQSIVIFIDEIDLILSQNVSADDFLALIRFFYNQRVDRPAYRRLTFALLGVATPSALMKDHERTPFNIGQAIYLEGFQFQEALPLSQGFRGKVQDPDQVLHEILDWTGGQPFLTQKLCQLMESSLRSNPEITVEQVVQTQILENWEAHDEPVHLRTICDRILCNDHKSVQLLGLYQKITNSKVTTKSSPEQIELRLSGLVKDQAGTLQVYNRIYGQIFNQHWIEATLLDLRPYASAFNAWEQSHSQADKLLEGKALKQALNWAVGKSLSDQDYDFIRLSQVKAEREKLQRNIFLRNLLTAVGLGGLLIGGLIWGSDRWLADQNQQALTTITTLHKQVARAKRNQNQTEALFLAIQAGQKLRNLVQEQPIASYPTTTPLLDLQQLLKDQERPDSKQKKEDRWNLETLKEEAIWDLDISPDGKTIAVSGWGSSVRLLQNSRQQELTHPDSEMVISTDFNPKKDQVVTASLNGNVRLWSTSGQALQHWNTQQDAIWNTRFSPNGQYLATAGWDGTVRLWDLEGTQRFQTSQKHQGPVKDIRFSPDGKWLATAGEDGAIQLWQLCLGANCSKSDDAQSLDLHKIWKGHSGWVWSLDVSPDSKILVSAGEDGIVRFWDLDNPNTPPQRWQYGQGRITQIRFSPDGQWLAISGWDGTVQIRDRNGRIFSQWQSRRPVTSLSFTPDQQMLLVGTVMGDVHQWPINSLDQLLKEGCQTLKTLNATQANKVCS; this is encoded by the coding sequence ATGCGATCGCATAATGTAGCGGAACCGAACTATCGGTATCAAGTCGGAGGCAGCCTGCCCGCTTCGGCCCCCAGCTATGTCACCCGAAAGAGCGACAACACCTTCTATGACCATCTACAAAACGGCGAATTCTGCTACGTGCTTAATTCTCGCCAGATGGGTAAATCCAGCTTACGAGTGCAAACAATGCACAAGCTGCGTGGGGAGGATGTTGTCTGTGCAGCCATTGACCTGACCGGCTTTGGCACCCAGGGCATCACCCCAGAAAAATGGTATGGCGGTTTTATCAAAGCCCTCGTCAGTGACTGCCAACTAGACCTAAACTGGCGAGCCTGGTGGAAACAGCAAGATCCGGCGACTCCGGTACAGCGGCTGCATACATTTATCGAGCAGGTTTTACTCCCAGGGATTCCGCAAAGCATCGTCATTTTTATCGATGAAATCGATCTGATTCTTAGCCAGAACGTATCCGCTGATGATTTTCTGGCATTGATACGGTTCTTCTACAATCAGCGGGTGGATCGACCCGCCTATCGACGCCTCACCTTTGCTCTGCTAGGGGTAGCTACGCCTTCTGCCCTGATGAAAGACCATGAGCGGACGCCCTTCAATATTGGCCAAGCCATCTATCTAGAAGGGTTTCAGTTTCAAGAAGCTCTCCCCCTCTCTCAGGGCTTTAGAGGTAAGGTTCAAGACCCCGACCAGGTGCTCCATGAAATCCTGGACTGGACTGGAGGACAGCCCTTTCTGACCCAAAAGCTCTGTCAACTTATGGAGTCATCCCTTCGGTCAAATCCTGAAATCACAGTAGAGCAGGTGGTTCAAACTCAGATTCTGGAGAACTGGGAAGCTCATGATGAGCCAGTGCATTTGAGAACGATTTGCGATCGCATCCTCTGTAACGATCATAAATCGGTACAGCTCTTGGGGCTTTACCAAAAGATTACGAACAGCAAGGTCACCACTAAAAGCAGCCCTGAGCAAATTGAGCTGCGCCTATCAGGTCTGGTGAAAGACCAAGCTGGAACCCTACAGGTCTATAACCGCATCTATGGTCAGATCTTTAATCAACACTGGATTGAGGCAACCCTCCTAGATTTACGCCCCTATGCCTCTGCATTTAATGCTTGGGAACAATCTCACTCCCAGGCAGATAAGCTCCTGGAGGGCAAGGCCCTAAAACAAGCGCTCAACTGGGCCGTGGGCAAAAGCCTCAGCGATCAAGACTATGACTTTATTCGCCTGAGCCAGGTCAAAGCAGAGCGAGAAAAACTACAGCGCAACATTTTCCTGCGGAACTTGCTGACGGCTGTGGGCTTGGGAGGATTATTGATTGGAGGTCTTATCTGGGGTAGCGATCGCTGGCTAGCGGATCAAAACCAGCAAGCCCTAACAACGATAACGACACTCCATAAACAAGTCGCTCGGGCCAAGCGAAATCAAAATCAAACGGAAGCTCTCTTTCTCGCCATTCAAGCAGGGCAAAAACTCCGCAACCTAGTTCAGGAGCAACCAATTGCTAGCTATCCCACCACCACACCCCTACTGGATCTGCAACAACTCTTGAAAGACCAAGAACGGCCAGACTCCAAGCAGAAAAAAGAAGACCGCTGGAATCTAGAGACTCTGAAAGAAGAGGCGATCTGGGATTTAGATATTAGCCCGGATGGAAAAACCATTGCCGTCTCCGGTTGGGGCAGTTCGGTCCGCCTCTTACAAAACAGTCGCCAACAGGAACTCACCCATCCCGATTCAGAGATGGTGATCAGCACGGACTTTAATCCCAAAAAGGATCAGGTCGTCACCGCCTCTCTCAATGGCAATGTTCGCCTCTGGTCCACGTCTGGGCAAGCCCTCCAACATTGGAACACCCAACAAGATGCCATTTGGAATACTCGCTTTAGTCCCAACGGCCAGTACCTCGCCACAGCAGGATGGGATGGCACCGTTCGCCTCTGGGATTTAGAGGGAACGCAGCGGTTTCAGACTTCACAAAAACACCAAGGCCCCGTTAAGGATATTCGCTTTAGCCCCGATGGCAAATGGCTGGCTACCGCAGGGGAAGATGGTGCTATCCAACTTTGGCAACTGTGCTTAGGAGCTAACTGCTCAAAATCGGATGACGCTCAATCCCTGGACCTTCACAAAATATGGAAAGGACATAGCGGTTGGGTTTGGAGTCTAGATGTCAGTCCTGATAGCAAAATCCTGGTTTCTGCTGGCGAAGATGGCATTGTTCGATTTTGGGATCTTGATAATCCGAATACCCCACCCCAACGATGGCAATACGGGCAAGGCCGTATCACTCAAATTCGCTTTAGCCCCGATGGCCAGTGGTTAGCGATTAGCGGCTGGGATGGAACGGTACAGATCCGCGATCGCAACGGCAGAATTTTTTCTCAATGGCAAAGCCGTCGCCCAGTCACGAGCCTGAGCTTTACCCCCGATCAACAAATGCTTTTGGTGGGAACCGTTATGGGGGATGTCCATCAATGGCCCATTAACTCTCTCGATCAGCTTCTCAAGGAAGGATGTCAAACCCTTAAAACACTTAACGCCACCCAGGCCAACAAAGTGTGTTCCTAG